A single genomic interval of Halobacillus halophilus DSM 2266 harbors:
- a CDS encoding GntR family transcriptional regulator, whose translation MAAPLYRRIAQQIKEDISEGIWKEGEAIPTELHLSEQYQASRVTVRQAVKVLVEEGLLERIQGSGTYVKEQKIEHNIFELISFTEEMRKLDKQPVNRILDFQLIDPTDYIKRMLRLSDGEKVFFVRRQRLVDEIPYVLEETYLPVTMFPNLSYSIMTGSKYDYIEKEVGKKIKESFQEVIPVLPTPDIAEALTVDDSTPILKMQSYSIFIDGTVFEYSENYFKSDEYKFTLRAKRLQ comes from the coding sequence ATGGCAGCTCCTTTATACCGGAGAATTGCACAACAAATAAAAGAAGATATTTCCGAAGGGATTTGGAAAGAAGGAGAGGCTATACCAACGGAACTCCATCTTTCTGAACAATATCAGGCCTCACGCGTCACCGTACGGCAGGCTGTTAAAGTACTTGTGGAAGAAGGATTATTGGAAAGAATTCAGGGAAGCGGCACCTATGTAAAAGAGCAAAAGATTGAACATAATATATTTGAATTAATCAGTTTTACAGAAGAAATGAGAAAGCTTGATAAACAACCGGTCAACCGCATTCTTGACTTCCAATTGATTGATCCTACTGATTATATAAAAAGAATGCTCCGGCTTTCCGACGGGGAAAAAGTCTTTTTCGTACGCAGGCAGCGACTCGTGGATGAAATTCCCTATGTATTGGAAGAAACCTATCTTCCGGTAACGATGTTTCCAAATCTATCGTATAGCATTATGACTGGATCAAAATATGACTATATTGAGAAAGAAGTAGGGAAAAAGATCAAGGAAAGCTTTCAGGAAGTGATCCCGGTTTTACCAACTCCGGATATTGCGGAAGCTTTAACTGTAGATGACTCCACCCCGATTTTAAAAATGCAATCCTATAGTATTTTTATAGATGGTACGGTATTCGAATACAGCGAAAACTATTTTAAGAGTGACGAATATAAATTCACTCTCCGGGCTAAGCGACTCCAATAA
- a CDS encoding DUF2268 domain-containing protein, with the protein MGIVDTSRALGAFNEKCKRKAPFQSPYIVQRETICQPAQHPFDGLQEEEIQYLLLTYGLFKPDAWRRAGKLVKKWKEEGLYEKLEKEYQYLKKVWNGPEVPVYLYPFQEGGSFLRESKENKGGVAFKEGLYLFYGAPVKEEDWKAVLAHEYNHVCRLTEKNVDMERVTLLETLVIEGLGEYAVKEVYGKDYISPWTNQYTDKQLSKLWIDKFMGNLSNRERESQMDFLYGNKKRGLPRWAGYQIGYKIIESYHKAHPDQNLPRMMKREADDLVKGSSFPLAESE; encoded by the coding sequence TTGGGAATTGTAGACACTTCACGTGCGTTGGGAGCTTTTAATGAAAAATGTAAAAGAAAGGCTCCGTTTCAATCTCCCTATATCGTCCAAAGAGAAACGATTTGTCAGCCTGCTCAACATCCCTTCGACGGACTGCAAGAAGAAGAAATTCAATATCTTTTGTTAACCTATGGTTTATTCAAGCCGGATGCTTGGAGAAGAGCGGGGAAATTGGTGAAGAAATGGAAAGAGGAAGGTCTGTACGAAAAGTTGGAAAAAGAATACCAGTATTTAAAAAAAGTGTGGAATGGTCCGGAGGTTCCTGTGTATCTTTATCCCTTCCAGGAGGGTGGTTCTTTCCTGAGGGAAAGCAAAGAAAATAAAGGGGGAGTAGCGTTCAAGGAAGGTTTATACCTTTTTTATGGAGCCCCAGTAAAAGAAGAGGATTGGAAAGCAGTTCTGGCTCACGAATATAACCACGTCTGCCGCTTAACAGAAAAGAATGTGGATATGGAGCGCGTAACACTACTCGAGACCCTGGTGATTGAAGGATTGGGAGAATACGCTGTTAAAGAGGTCTATGGCAAAGATTATATATCACCGTGGACGAATCAATACACTGACAAGCAGCTAAGCAAATTATGGATAGACAAATTCATGGGCAATCTTTCAAACCGAGAGCGTGAAAGTCAAATGGATTTTCTTTACGGAAACAAAAAGAGAGGCCTTCCCAGGTGGGCTGGGTATCAGATTGGTTATAAAATTATCGAGTCGTACCACAAAGCCCATCCAGACCAAAATCTGCCACGGATGATGAAGCGTGAGGCTGATGATTTGGTTAAAGGATCTTCTTTCCCGTTGGCCGAGAGTGAATGA
- a CDS encoding 6-phospho-alpha-glucosidase codes for MKKQNLVVVGGGSTYTIGMIMSLVAEKEQFPLKSITFYDTNAERQEKIAKASEIILREKYPELESFNYTTNKKEALTDADFVFVQIRTGGLAMREQDEQIPLRYGAVGQETCGPGGMAYGLRSIGDMIDLVNDIRHYSPEAWILNYTNPAAIVAEALRREFPEDKKLLNICDMPAAIMVSYAGILGKDVFDLVPEYFGLNHFGWFTRILDKDGKDHTDTIKRAITEDGFIPEDAEIANDPSWIKTFKQVEQMVTDFPEYLPNTYLQYYLYPSQMVDKEEPDNTRARQVINGREKRVHTLADQIIADDTTENVELEVDIHGRYMIRVAASMAYNNGDIFIVMVENNGTIANLPDDVMVEVPSVITNRGPKPFAVGHISTFYKGLIEGQLAYEKLVVDAYYENSYEKALQALTLNRTVIDAPRARKILDDMIEANKDYWPALYASKKAQTV; via the coding sequence ATGAAAAAGCAAAACCTTGTAGTTGTGGGCGGCGGTAGTACCTACACCATTGGTATGATCATGAGTTTAGTGGCGGAAAAAGAACAGTTTCCGTTAAAGTCGATCACATTCTATGACACAAACGCTGAGCGCCAGGAAAAAATTGCAAAAGCTTCAGAAATCATTTTGCGTGAGAAATATCCAGAACTTGAGTCGTTCAACTATACGACGAATAAGAAGGAAGCATTAACAGACGCTGACTTTGTTTTTGTTCAAATTCGTACCGGCGGGCTTGCGATGCGTGAGCAGGATGAACAGATTCCACTTCGATACGGGGCTGTAGGGCAGGAAACATGCGGCCCTGGCGGCATGGCTTACGGGCTTCGTTCTATTGGAGATATGATTGATCTCGTCAATGATATTCGCCATTACTCCCCGGAAGCCTGGATTTTAAATTACACGAATCCAGCTGCCATTGTTGCGGAAGCTCTCCGCCGTGAATTTCCTGAAGATAAGAAGCTGCTGAATATTTGTGATATGCCGGCGGCAATTATGGTGAGTTATGCCGGAATACTAGGTAAGGACGTGTTTGATCTTGTCCCTGAATACTTTGGTCTTAATCACTTTGGCTGGTTTACTAGAATCTTAGATAAAGACGGCAAGGATCATACAGACACGATTAAGCGTGCTATTACAGAGGATGGATTTATTCCGGAGGATGCTGAGATCGCTAATGATCCTTCCTGGATTAAAACGTTTAAACAAGTCGAGCAGATGGTGACGGATTTTCCAGAGTATTTACCTAACACGTATTTGCAGTATTATTTATATCCTTCACAGATGGTGGATAAAGAAGAGCCGGATAATACCCGTGCCCGTCAGGTGATTAACGGTCGCGAGAAGCGGGTTCATACCCTGGCTGATCAAATTATTGCGGACGATACTACTGAAAATGTGGAGCTTGAAGTAGATATCCATGGCCGTTACATGATTCGGGTTGCGGCGTCTATGGCTTATAATAACGGTGACATTTTTATAGTGATGGTTGAGAACAACGGAACGATTGCCAATCTGCCTGATGATGTCATGGTGGAGGTTCCTTCAGTCATTACCAATCGCGGTCCTAAACCTTTCGCTGTAGGTCATATTTCTACCTTTTACAAAGGGTTAATTGAGGGACAGTTGGCTTATGAGAAACTTGTGGTGGATGCTTATTATGAAAATAGCTACGAAAAAGCCCTACAGGCTTTGACCTTGAACCGAACGGTTATTGACGCTCCAAGGGCAAGAAAGATTCTTGACGATATGATCGAAGCAAACAAAGACTACTGGCCTGCATTGTACGCCAGTAAAAAAGCTCAGACGGTTTAA
- a CDS encoding YndM family protein: protein MEHLKLIAMKFLFTFPILLIILGGGFDVSFGNVFLISLVLTGVSYAVGDLLILSRSSNTTATISDFVFTFLVVYLMTDALTVGNNVFSATLISTISLTIFEYFFHQSVARNLDGEKAGTEKMSPAPQLSTEASEELYPYEDEDK, encoded by the coding sequence ATGGAACACTTGAAATTAATCGCTATGAAGTTTTTGTTCACTTTCCCCATCCTTCTGATTATTTTAGGAGGCGGATTTGACGTATCCTTTGGGAATGTGTTCTTAATCTCGTTGGTTTTAACCGGAGTTTCTTACGCTGTAGGCGACTTATTAATCCTGTCCCGATCCAGTAATACCACAGCTACGATTTCAGACTTTGTATTCACATTTCTGGTGGTTTACTTGATGACAGATGCACTCACTGTTGGAAATAATGTGTTTTCAGCTACACTAATTTCGACTATATCACTCACTATTTTTGAATACTTCTTCCACCAGTCTGTTGCGCGTAACTTGGATGGTGAGAAAGCAGGTACAGAGAAGATGAGCCCCGCCCCTCAATTAAGTACGGAAGCTTCTGAAGAGCTTTACCCTTATGAGGATGAGGATAAATAA
- a CDS encoding coiled-coil domain-containing protein: protein MGDFVVKKDPIQLQQRIIYYRAELDKYKKKVQDYQNNYHYSQLEKLKSENAVLLQEIEEWRNQETVVRGELSKRLQGFEERTARLEKQEERLQKEIQDWQEKNSELKEQKRDLYHTVKELEGSLGEVRVRLSQSQKDNNLLHVSYVQVKKEFQRAKEAKSVSDQEIVWLRKTLSEVKREMEDTRAANEELKKRIQGFEEHTARLEKQEERLQKEIQDWQEQNSELKDQKRDLIHTVKELEGNLGEVRGRFSQSQKDKNFLHVSYVQVKKDFQKAKEAKSSSDQENVQLRKTLSEFKQEMEEKLKEADQTISQSKEVQESLKSKVSNLEAALILQEQENENKSIEIQGLQTEIEKVTTQKNQWKKKYEQETENLQSKINVYEDENRRQQAEMKNAINEKKQLVKDFENHKSSWSKQKEEDQAKVEQLYAEIERLQNANTNIQDQYEDQKAALEKEKEEEAVLLTDMEKQMNFLLGGTMREDNPFNGKVAFVKALERKLEELTSDIHELEESIDEGD, encoded by the coding sequence ATGGGGGACTTTGTAGTGAAAAAGGATCCGATTCAGTTGCAGCAAAGGATCATCTATTACAGGGCTGAACTGGATAAATATAAAAAGAAAGTCCAAGATTATCAAAATAATTATCATTACTCTCAGCTGGAGAAGTTAAAAAGCGAGAACGCAGTGCTCCTGCAGGAGATAGAAGAATGGCGGAATCAGGAAACAGTGGTCAGGGGAGAATTGAGCAAACGTCTACAGGGATTTGAAGAACGCACGGCTCGTTTAGAAAAGCAAGAAGAAAGGCTCCAAAAAGAAATACAAGATTGGCAGGAGAAAAATTCAGAATTAAAAGAGCAAAAGCGAGATCTCTATCACACAGTTAAGGAATTGGAAGGAAGTCTTGGAGAAGTTCGTGTAAGGTTATCGCAATCACAGAAAGATAATAACCTTCTTCATGTCAGTTATGTACAGGTGAAGAAAGAATTTCAGAGGGCAAAAGAAGCGAAGTCGGTCTCTGATCAAGAAATCGTATGGTTAAGAAAAACGTTATCCGAAGTTAAGCGGGAGATGGAAGATACACGGGCGGCCAACGAAGAGTTGAAAAAACGTATTCAGGGATTTGAAGAACATACGGCCCGTTTAGAAAAGCAGGAGGAAAGGCTTCAAAAAGAAATACAAGATTGGCAGGAGCAGAATTCGGAATTAAAAGATCAAAAACGAGATTTGATTCACACAGTTAAGGAATTGGAAGGAAACCTTGGAGAAGTGCGTGGGAGGTTTTCCCAGTCACAGAAAGATAAGAACTTCCTTCATGTCAGTTATGTACAGGTAAAGAAAGATTTTCAGAAGGCAAAAGAGGCGAAGTCTTCTTCTGATCAAGAAAATGTGCAGTTAAGAAAAACGTTATCCGAATTTAAACAAGAGATGGAAGAAAAACTTAAAGAAGCCGATCAAACGATTTCCCAATCTAAAGAGGTCCAGGAATCTCTAAAGTCTAAGGTGAGTAATTTAGAGGCCGCCCTTATCCTTCAGGAGCAGGAAAATGAAAATAAATCTATTGAGATACAGGGTTTGCAAACGGAAATAGAAAAAGTTACGACTCAAAAAAATCAATGGAAAAAAAAATACGAGCAAGAAACGGAAAATTTACAAAGTAAAATCAATGTGTATGAGGATGAAAATAGAAGACAGCAGGCGGAGATGAAAAACGCTATAAATGAAAAGAAACAACTGGTCAAAGACTTTGAAAACCATAAATCCTCCTGGTCCAAGCAAAAGGAGGAAGATCAAGCAAAAGTGGAGCAATTGTATGCTGAAATAGAACGTCTACAAAATGCGAACACGAATATACAAGATCAATATGAGGATCAAAAAGCAGCTTTAGAAAAAGAAAAAGAAGAGGAGGCGGTTCTTTTAACGGATATGGAGAAGCAAATGAATTTTCTATTGGGTGGAACTATGAGAGAAGATAATCCATTTAATGGAAAGGTCGCTTTTGTTAAAGCATTAGAACGAAAGTTAGAGGAACTGACGAGTGATATTCATGAGTTAGAAGAAAGTATTGATGAAGGAGATTAA
- a CDS encoding Mov34/MPN/PAD-1 family protein has protein sequence MKDIHFMVPFTIFQEMIAHCHSYLPFEGCGLLSGVGNQVRHIWTLHNEAESNKSFYVSKQHVEEAINHAVRKNDRILAVFHSHPTTSALPSSYDLLQHADPEVHMVIVSFKRETPEVKCYQIVNKRPTLIPVSILTD, from the coding sequence ATGAAAGATATTCATTTTATGGTCCCTTTCACTATTTTCCAAGAAATGATCGCTCATTGTCACAGTTATCTACCTTTTGAGGGGTGCGGTTTATTGTCGGGAGTGGGAAATCAAGTTCGCCACATTTGGACTTTACACAACGAAGCAGAATCAAACAAAAGCTTTTATGTTAGTAAACAGCATGTGGAAGAGGCCATTAATCATGCTGTACGAAAGAATGACAGAATTTTAGCAGTCTTTCATTCTCATCCGACGACATCAGCCCTGCCTTCAAGCTATGACCTCTTACAACATGCTGACCCTGAAGTACACATGGTCATTGTTTCCTTCAAAAGAGAGACACCTGAGGTGAAGTGCTACCAAATAGTGAACAAACGACCGACGCTTATTCCAGTCTCTATATTAACTGACTGA
- a CDS encoding surface carbohydrate biosynthesis protein, producing MLKMKKVNTVLYLPIEIKSRELDAKLLLAYYAVKENYRVIIGEHKAVETALHHFPKGIFFSKGYPERIRKRMLTSTKRLGHTLVELDEEGLIIPDKTAYLSDRMNKGILRLVEQEYCWGEYQQNIISAAYPGEKDKCYAVGNPRFDLLQEKFRRLYEEKANSLRTKHGEFILINTRFSLYNHRRGKKKGTSNPSSLYIKKLYYSFITLIRRISEKYPSVPIIIRPHPTENVQSYRKALSNCENVKIIQAGNVIHWILASRLVIHNGCTTGIEAALLGKPVISYMPFKSGKYDVDLPNEVSLIASTEKDLFSFIDSYYDTQNSDHTTERLRSTSLPEYYAGVKKGFAYKDIIHLLNKLKVKSPPLDQEPPSLKPEKKDKIKYRFPYLRKEEIVYFFSKLDEIEQSSSSNVNIRELTANLFELRSD from the coding sequence ATGTTAAAAATGAAAAAAGTGAACACCGTTCTTTATTTGCCTATAGAAATAAAGTCGAGGGAATTAGATGCGAAATTATTGCTTGCGTATTATGCTGTAAAGGAAAATTATCGGGTGATTATAGGGGAACACAAGGCGGTGGAGACAGCTTTACACCACTTCCCAAAAGGTATTTTCTTTTCAAAAGGATATCCGGAGCGTATTAGGAAAAGAATGCTTACCAGCACCAAGAGATTAGGTCATACTCTAGTGGAGTTAGATGAGGAAGGTCTGATCATCCCTGATAAAACGGCTTATTTATCAGACAGGATGAATAAAGGGATATTGAGATTGGTGGAACAGGAATATTGTTGGGGAGAGTATCAGCAAAACATAATTAGTGCTGCGTATCCTGGGGAGAAAGATAAATGTTATGCAGTAGGGAATCCTCGGTTTGATTTATTACAGGAAAAATTCAGGAGGCTTTACGAAGAAAAAGCTAACTCCCTCAGGACGAAACATGGAGAATTTATTTTAATTAATACAAGGTTTTCGCTTTATAATCATAGGCGAGGAAAGAAGAAGGGGACTTCAAACCCTTCGTCTCTCTATATAAAAAAACTTTATTATTCTTTCATCACATTAATCAGAAGGATAAGCGAGAAATATCCATCCGTACCTATTATTATTAGACCACATCCGACTGAGAACGTTCAGTCCTATCGAAAGGCATTATCGAATTGTGAAAATGTCAAAATTATTCAAGCTGGTAATGTTATTCACTGGATACTCGCGTCCAGGTTGGTCATACACAATGGCTGCACCACAGGTATTGAAGCGGCTTTGCTCGGGAAACCAGTTATCTCCTATATGCCTTTTAAATCGGGCAAGTATGACGTGGATTTACCAAATGAAGTAAGTTTAATTGCATCAACCGAGAAGGACTTGTTCTCATTTATTGATAGCTATTATGATACCCAAAACAGCGATCATACTACTGAAAGACTTAGGTCCACTTCACTACCTGAATATTATGCGGGAGTGAAAAAAGGATTCGCCTATAAAGACATTATCCACTTATTGAACAAGCTTAAAGTTAAAAGTCCTCCCCTCGATCAGGAGCCCCCATCATTAAAACCGGAAAAAAAGGATAAGATTAAGTATCGATTCCCTTATTTGAGGAAAGAAGAAATTGTTTATTTTTTTAGTAAACTGGATGAAATTGAACAATCTTCATCATCTAATGTTAATATCAGGGAATTAACTGCCAATTTATTTGAATTGCGCTCAGATTAA
- a CDS encoding TspO/MBR family protein codes for MGKFILNLLAYLLVVVVNGLANTLPLNGQTTGEISNRLNVLFTPAGYVFSIWGLIYILLGIWVLRQFPASRRDLPIYQAVSGLFVLSCILNSLWIFMWHYNFFGLSVIVMLLLLLTLIRLYIKAEAVDASFLDRLPFSVYLGWISVATIANISYYLTYIEWSGFGISASVWTFILLIIATLLAFYILITKNDWVYPLVFVWAFVGIGVQNQDADVPLVVYSSYIFAALILVVTVFFALKQRKQE; via the coding sequence ATGGGCAAATTTATTTTAAATCTACTCGCTTATTTACTTGTTGTGGTCGTTAATGGACTCGCCAATACGCTGCCGCTTAATGGTCAGACAACAGGAGAAATTTCCAACAGGCTGAACGTCCTGTTTACTCCAGCTGGATATGTGTTCAGTATATGGGGGTTAATCTACATCCTGCTTGGCATCTGGGTTCTCCGCCAGTTTCCAGCCAGCAGACGAGATCTGCCTATTTATCAAGCGGTAAGTGGACTCTTCGTGTTAAGCTGCATTCTGAACAGTCTTTGGATTTTTATGTGGCATTACAACTTCTTTGGACTATCGGTCATTGTCATGCTCCTTTTACTTCTTACTCTTATTCGTCTTTATATAAAAGCGGAAGCAGTCGATGCTTCGTTTCTGGACCGGCTGCCATTTTCCGTATATCTTGGGTGGATCAGCGTAGCCACGATTGCTAACATCAGCTACTATCTCACTTATATTGAGTGGAGCGGATTTGGGATCTCTGCTTCTGTCTGGACGTTCATTCTTCTCATTATAGCGACTCTGCTTGCTTTCTATATTTTAATAACGAAAAATGACTGGGTGTATCCGCTCGTGTTTGTTTGGGCGTTCGTCGGAATAGGGGTTCAAAATCAGGATGCAGATGTGCCGCTTGTGGTGTACTCCTCTTATATTTTTGCCGCTCTCATTCTGGTGGTTACAGTCTTTTTTGCTTTGAAGCAAAGAAAACAGGAATAA
- a CDS encoding PTS transporter subunit EIIC produces the protein MKKHFGALQKFGKSLMVPVALLPAAGILLGIGAALTGPLSETLTFLQNDAIQFIGQGMSDIGISIFNNLAIIFALGVAIGLTNGSGIAALAALLGYVIMNKTISFALSITPEMVQESGEYGSALGIPTLETGVLGGIVVGLLAVFIYNKFHEFDPPEVLGFFAGDRSVGIAMVFSSIFLAMAMMVVWPPIQGGINAVANVIANGATNPLYIGLYGFLERVLIPTGLHHIWYAPFLWTPLGGTAEVAGSAVSGDQYIFLAQVAEGVEVTAGRFMAGKFPVIMFGLVGAALAMYRQADKKNRPVVKGMLVAAAGTAFITGITEPIEFTFLFVAPLLFVFHAVLAGISFAAMYMLDANIGWAGGSGLIDYVLVNAIPGTNNWWMNIVVGAIFFVVYYFSFSFAIKKWDLATPGRGGQENKLYTRKDFNEKKKGGKSEQTRETAASIMTALGGESNLKHVDACFTRLRVEVNEVSKIDEEELKALGAAGLVKVDQNIQAIFGGRSDLYKNEINRIRDGSSVS, from the coding sequence ATGAAAAAACATTTTGGAGCTTTACAGAAGTTTGGAAAGTCGTTAATGGTGCCAGTCGCCCTCTTGCCTGCTGCAGGTATATTACTTGGAATTGGCGCCGCCCTTACCGGTCCACTGTCAGAAACACTGACCTTTTTACAAAATGATGCGATTCAGTTCATCGGTCAAGGTATGTCCGACATCGGAATCAGCATATTTAATAACTTAGCTATTATATTTGCCCTTGGTGTTGCGATCGGTCTAACAAATGGATCCGGAATTGCTGCACTGGCTGCACTATTAGGGTACGTCATTATGAATAAAACCATTTCTTTTGCGCTCAGCATCACACCTGAGATGGTACAGGAAAGCGGAGAATATGGTTCTGCCCTCGGCATTCCCACCCTGGAAACAGGAGTGCTCGGAGGGATTGTTGTCGGTTTACTCGCTGTGTTCATTTATAATAAATTTCACGAGTTTGATCCACCGGAAGTACTGGGCTTCTTTGCCGGGGATCGTTCGGTCGGGATTGCCATGGTTTTCTCTTCCATATTCCTTGCTATGGCTATGATGGTCGTGTGGCCACCGATTCAAGGCGGCATTAATGCTGTAGCTAATGTGATCGCTAATGGAGCAACGAATCCTCTTTATATTGGTCTATACGGTTTCCTTGAAAGGGTTCTAATACCAACTGGTCTTCACCATATTTGGTACGCGCCGTTTTTATGGACTCCACTAGGTGGTACAGCTGAAGTTGCAGGAAGTGCAGTATCCGGGGACCAATACATCTTTTTAGCACAAGTGGCTGAAGGAGTAGAAGTAACGGCTGGACGTTTCATGGCTGGTAAGTTCCCTGTCATTATGTTTGGTCTTGTCGGAGCGGCTCTTGCTATGTATCGGCAGGCTGATAAGAAAAACCGTCCCGTAGTTAAAGGAATGCTTGTAGCGGCTGCTGGTACCGCCTTTATTACCGGAATTACGGAACCTATTGAGTTTACATTCTTGTTCGTAGCACCTCTTCTATTCGTGTTTCACGCCGTATTGGCTGGTATATCTTTTGCAGCTATGTATATGTTGGATGCCAACATTGGCTGGGCAGGAGGATCTGGCCTCATCGATTATGTACTGGTCAATGCGATTCCAGGTACAAATAATTGGTGGATGAATATCGTAGTTGGGGCCATCTTCTTCGTTGTTTATTATTTCTCATTCTCCTTTGCCATTAAAAAATGGGATTTGGCTACTCCAGGCCGCGGAGGTCAAGAGAACAAGCTTTACACACGTAAGGATTTCAATGAAAAGAAAAAAGGTGGAAAATCCGAGCAGACTCGAGAAACGGCCGCATCAATTATGACGGCGTTAGGAGGAGAATCCAACTTAAAACACGTGGATGCCTGCTTTACCAGATTAAGAGTCGAAGTAAATGAAGTCAGCAAGATCGATGAAGAGGAGTTAAAAGCTCTTGGAGCCGCCGGCTTAGTTAAAGTAGATCAGAATATTCAAGCGATCTTCGGAGGCCGTTCCGATCTTTATAAAAATGAGATTAATCGTATTAGGGATGGATCAAGTGTATCCTGA
- a CDS encoding stage VI sporulation protein F, whose translation MTKEVYLLFDKFEKKTGVKMDEVFKLARSLQGANFKDEKTVRNVVNKVSALANRRVSKQKEDMIVKAILDGKVPKDLSSIEKMMKKKK comes from the coding sequence ATGACGAAGGAGGTTTACTTGTTGTTCGATAAATTTGAGAAAAAGACCGGCGTTAAAATGGATGAAGTTTTTAAATTAGCGAGGTCGCTGCAGGGTGCGAATTTCAAAGATGAGAAAACAGTCCGAAATGTAGTAAATAAAGTGTCCGCATTGGCAAACCGCCGAGTTTCCAAACAGAAGGAAGATATGATTGTGAAGGCGATTCTGGATGGAAAAGTACCGAAAGATCTGTCATCGATAGAGAAAATGATGAAAAAGAAGAAATAA
- a CDS encoding BMQ_0737 family morphogenetic spore coat protein, which translates to MQANNLSGGQELICINVDKVYDWVINEATFDLTLTDIDLPDGVECADFDPADVTCTVTPDSVDILERNNRTFVIDGVETILQVVNLRKNFTVTISIPINGTVEEVELEFSRCEQVVLCAPEGTDVDVTYSDADCFVCTFDCTDDGTDTDELATFDAQITVRLCQSIQSSFPVTVEFLAEFCEPRDVLPTPCPSPVRPPQCPVVFPILNGGNGEA; encoded by the coding sequence ATGCAAGCAAACAATTTAAGTGGTGGGCAAGAATTAATCTGTATTAACGTCGATAAGGTGTACGATTGGGTTATTAACGAGGCAACATTTGATCTTACTTTGACTGACATTGATCTGCCAGATGGAGTAGAATGTGCTGATTTTGACCCTGCGGATGTAACTTGTACGGTTACTCCGGACAGTGTTGATATTCTGGAACGTAATAATCGTACATTCGTTATTGATGGAGTAGAAACAATTCTTCAGGTGGTTAACCTACGTAAGAACTTCACCGTAACAATCTCAATCCCGATCAATGGAACTGTTGAGGAAGTGGAATTGGAATTCTCTCGCTGTGAACAAGTGGTATTGTGCGCACCAGAAGGTACAGATGTGGATGTAACATACTCAGATGCAGATTGCTTTGTATGTACGTTTGATTGTACCGATGATGGAACAGATACAGACGAACTAGCAACATTTGATGCTCAGATCACTGTAAGACTTTGCCAAAGTATTCAATCTTCATTCCCTGTAACGGTTGAATTCTTAGCTGAATTCTGTGAGCCAAGAGATGTATTACCAACTCCTTGTCCTAGTCCTGTACGTCCGCCACAATGTCCTGTTGTTTTTCCTATCCTCAATGGCGGTAACGGAGAAGCTTAA
- a CDS encoding methyltransferase domain-containing protein: MGNRYLDLLAEFGVGGAHPGGFPLTKEVLSSLHLPHSSSVLDIGCGTGQTAEYLSDHFSCKVTAIDNHPVMVKKASERLLSKANVRYGNAEDLEFADLTFDVVLTESVLSFTGAAHETLKEIHRVLKEKGTFLCNEMTAAKQLSKQQLSAIKNLYGIEEVLTEEEWIHKLKGAGFTTVSRVPDIESLDETQVTDLRPSPNISEDLYDLWDDHHSFFRAHKESLSYRIFLCEK; the protein is encoded by the coding sequence ATGGGCAATCGTTATCTTGATTTACTAGCGGAATTCGGAGTCGGAGGCGCCCACCCAGGCGGTTTTCCTTTAACCAAAGAAGTGTTGTCATCCTTACATCTGCCTCACTCATCATCCGTATTAGACATCGGCTGCGGAACCGGCCAAACTGCCGAATATCTTTCCGATCACTTCAGTTGTAAAGTTACCGCTATAGACAATCATCCCGTTATGGTAAAAAAAGCATCCGAACGACTACTTTCAAAAGCAAACGTTCGGTACGGAAACGCAGAAGATCTCGAATTTGCGGACCTCACGTTTGATGTGGTACTTACCGAATCCGTCCTTTCATTTACTGGAGCCGCTCATGAAACGCTCAAGGAAATTCACAGGGTTTTAAAAGAGAAAGGAACATTCTTATGTAACGAAATGACCGCAGCCAAACAATTATCTAAACAGCAACTCTCCGCCATAAAAAATTTGTATGGGATTGAAGAGGTTTTAACAGAAGAGGAATGGATACACAAACTGAAGGGAGCTGGATTTACGACCGTTTCCCGTGTACCCGACATTGAATCATTAGACGAAACCCAAGTTACAGACCTCCGCCCTTCCCCAAATATCAGTGAAGATCTGTACGACCTTTGGGATGACCACCACTCTTTTTTTAGAGCTCATAAAGAGTCGTTAAGTTACCGTATCTTCCTCTGCGAAAAGTAA